Proteins from a genomic interval of Phenylobacterium sp. LH3H17:
- a CDS encoding helix-turn-helix domain-containing protein produces MALDDAAGPDPVDIAIGARMRLRRKSLGISQGALADQIGVSFQQVQKYERGANRVSGSTLVAVAAALDTTVGWLVGEEGAISDAADDIVQALAVSGAVDLLEAFVDIPKASARTALVALAREMAVPRSS; encoded by the coding sequence ATGGCCCTCGACGACGCTGCCGGACCCGATCCCGTCGATATCGCCATCGGCGCGCGGATGCGCCTGCGGCGCAAGTCCCTGGGGATAAGCCAGGGGGCGCTTGCCGATCAGATCGGCGTGTCATTCCAGCAGGTGCAGAAGTACGAGCGCGGAGCCAACCGGGTCTCGGGCTCCACCCTGGTGGCGGTCGCCGCGGCGCTGGACACCACGGTCGGCTGGCTGGTCGGCGAGGAGGGCGCGATCTCCGACGCCGCCGACGACATCGTCCAGGCCCTGGCCGTATCCGGAGCGGTCGACCTGCTGGAAGCCTTCGTCGACATACCCAAGGCCTCGGCGCGGACGGCCCTGGTGGCCCTGGCGCGCGAGATGGCGGTCCCTCGCTCGTCCTGA